One segment of Engraulis encrasicolus isolate BLACKSEA-1 chromosome 7, IST_EnEncr_1.0, whole genome shotgun sequence DNA contains the following:
- the brwd3 gene encoding bromodomain and WD repeat-containing protein 3 isoform X3 — MAAEQCSQLEAELYYLIARFLQSGPCKKSAKILVEELEEYELIPNRWSWDGKQYKRNFDDWVALNQHIPADYLLRVCKQVGPLIDQHVPPSVPGVCTLLGTGKQSLLRTAKGCNTVWSSSSVAALHRGRPPEPPVKVDRQPNLASIMGARQTTGVARFGHALPTSTYQHIKMHRRILGHLSSVYCVAFDRTGRRIFTGSDDCLVKIWATDDGRLLSTLRGHAAEISDMAVNYENTLIASASCDKVIRIWCLRTCAPITVLQGHAASITAIQFSPATMGSARVLASTGADGMVCFWQWNALTMKFNDRPLKFVERSRPGVQISCCSFSCGGMFLATGSTDHVIRVYYLGGDTPMKLSELDAHMDKVLAVQFCNNSDGLRFVSGSRDGTARIWHYQQQEWKSICLDMSARLPGSAVATGEDKSTKLVVTMVAWDRSDRMVITAVSNFLLKVWNSSTGQLLHILSGHDDEVFVLEAHPFDWRIMLSAGHDGNVNVWDLNRGVRIRNFFNMIEGQGHGAVFDCKFSADGQHFACTDSHGHVLIFGFGCSRLYEKIPDQMFFHTDFRPLIRDANNYVLDEQTQQAPHLMPPPFLVDVDGNPHPSIFQRLVPGRENCKDEQLVPQLGYMANGDGEVVEQVIGQQTSEEEQEQEQEESPLDDLIRQLQQQQDQRANAAEQPQGEDEGGDEGAGAAGAGGAGLGSPPNVGLRRSGQVEGVRQMHINAPRSQMATERDLLAWSRRVVVNEVPSSMLRIMEESRRAKGESERSLYITERRRKPPQVVTRAEPELMCARSLRRTQRKKQEQQRHSYHTRSARERRALRRSSALTSQRGSDSDSEAEQEEEQAENSDASSDGEDAWKSDSSSSDSSSEYSDWTADAGINLQPPKRSSRRPVRAPQSSGSENEGEAQGEDEEEKRKKEAEKRKKSKEAKQKPASGGSGSGWTPPDWITDVMPRRLPFVPQMGDELIYFRQGHEAYVRAVRKAKAYNISRIKQPWNKLDLRDQESVKVIGIKYEVGPPTLCCLKLAFLDPISGKMTNESFILKYHDMPDVIDFLVLQQFYNEAKERNWQPGSRFRSIIDDAWWFGAVDSQQPLELEYPDSLFQCYNIRWDNGETEKMSPWDLETIPEEAELPEEFGECVQVTEVEFASLLYRPQEGEWGAHTRDEESERVIQAIDQLLSLDVAKEFKNPVNLADYPLYCSVVSYPTDLTTIRKRLRNRYYRRISALMWEVRYIEHNARMFNEPQSPIVTAAKIVTDVLLRYIGDQSCVDIVELYHRLKTELSSVEEENDVDSDTPGTSTSQHRGGSSSHKRGVVLDVNAWKNQCRDLLRRMIDSPDSTAFRQPVDLFEYPDYRDIIDTPMDLGTVAETLTVGNYENPSEFAKDIRLIFTNSKAYTPNKKSRIYSMTLSLSAFFERQIIPIISDFKSAVQNQRRSRQRMNYKRLQDSPPSSPKGKSKSSGSKSSGKKPKTQPRSRSRTRRVSQASESQDISVDEDSQPSTSSSSSSSSTSSTSGQLGGSRLMRSRNLSGKTSVCNGPTVNGSRQSHRRGTTRTILKGMAASGMAASGSSSSSSSSSSSSSSSSSSSSSSSSESGDESDTEVGGQFVDGSGGGGGDHDYSKAPRPSHRNSKGKMAATAAKMAASPAKMAVAPTNMSGIAKRKLMVSSEPPVQTKRLRREPEEEEEEEEDDDDDDEAPSQQEEEEDDEEEEEEEEQEEVEVEEQSEEEESEEKEQQEAEDDEGEDDDEEEEDEEEEGEEEEDDDEEEEGDEEGGGARALRTMGSVGQRSGSQRTSKSARVNTRNQGRRTVLYNDESEEEGAGGDPLNLGRSRSGRVRRMTERARVSHLMGWSH; from the exons ATGGCAGCCGAACAATGTTCGCAACTTGAAGCCG AATTGTATTACCTGATTGCCAGATTTCTCCAGTCGGGGCCGTGCAAAAAGTCTGCAAAG ATCCTGGTGGAGGAACTGGAAGAGTATGAG TTGATTCCGAATCGGTGGAGTTGGGATGGGAAACAATATAAGCGAAACTTCGATGACTGG GTGGCTCTGAACCAGCATATCCCTGCAGATTATTTGCTGCGTGTGTGCAAGCAGGTGGGACCACTGATCGACCAGCATGTTCCACCAAGTGTTCCAGGGGTCTGCACCTTATTGGGCACTGGGAAGCAGTCTCTTCTCCGTACAGCGAAGG GTTGCAACACAGTATGGAGCAGTTCGTCAGTGGCAGCGCTCCACAGAGGGCGTCCACCAGAACCGCCAGTCAAAGTGGACCGGCAGCCCAACCTCG CTTCCATTATGGGTGCACGTCAGACAACGGGTGTGGCTCGATTTGGCCACGCCCTCCCTACCTCCACCTATCAGCACATAAAGATGCACCGGCGAATCCTGGGTCACCTCTCCTCCGTGTACTGTGTGGCGTTTGATCGCACAGGACGACGCATCTTCACA GGCTCAGACGACTGCCTGGTGAAGATCTGGGCGACGGACGACGGGCGGCTGTTGTCGACGCTTCGCGGGCACGCCGCCGAGATCTCCGACATGGCGGTCAACTACGAGAACACGCTGATCGCCTCGGCAAGCTGCGACAAGGTCATCCGCATCTGGTGCCTGCGGACCTGCGCGCCCATCACCGTGCTGCAGGGCCACGCTGCCTCCATCACCGCCATCCAG TTTTCTCCAGCGACCATGGGCTCAGCCCGAGTGCTGGCCTCCACTGGGGCAGATGGGATGGTGTGCTTCTGGCAGTGGAACGCACTCACCATGAAGTTCAA TGACCGTCCATTGAAGTTTGTTGAGCGCTCGCGGCCAGGCGTCCAAATCTCCTGCTGCTCCTTCAGTTGTG GTGGGATGTTCCTGGCAACGGGAAGCACAGATCATGTGATCAGGGTCTACTACTTGGGCGGCGACACACCCATGAAGCTCTCGGAGCTGGACGCTCACATG GATAAGGTCCTAGCTGTGCAGTTCTGCAACAACAGCGATGG ccTCAGGTTTGTGAGTGGCAGTCGTGATGGCACGGCTCGTATCTGGCACTACCAGCAGCAGGAGTGGAAGAGCATCTGTCTGGACATGAGCGCTCGGCTTCCAGG gAGTGCTGTGGCCACAGGCGAGGACAAGTCTACCAAGCTGGTGGTGACCATGGTGGCGTGGGATCGCAGCGACCGCATGGTCATCACCGCCGTCTCCAACTTCCTGCTGAAGGTCTGGAACTCCAGCACTGGACAGCTGCTGCACATACTCTCG GGTCATGATGATGAGGTCTTTGTGCTGGAAGCCCACCCGTTTGACTGGAGGATCATGCTGTCTGCTGGACATGACGGAAACGTCAACGTCTGGGACCTCAACAGGGGCGTCAGGATACGAAACTTCTTCAATATG atTGAGGGCCAGGGCCATGGTGCAGTGTTTGACTGCAAGTTCTCCGCTGACGGTCAGCACTTCGCCTGCACTGACTCCCATGGCCACGTGCTCATCTTCGGCTTTGGATGCAGTCGGCTGTACGAGAAG ATTCCAGACCAGATGTTCTTCCACACGGACTTCCGGCCGCTGATCCGGGACGCCAACAACTACGTGCTGGACGAGCAGACGCAGCAGGCTCCGCACCTCATGCCCCCGCCCTTCCTGGTGGACGTGGACggcaacccccacccctccatcttCCAGAGGCTGGTGCCCGGCCGCGAGAACTGCAAGGACGAGCAGCTGGTCCCTCAGCTGGGCTACATGGCCAACG GTGATGGCGAGGTGGTGGAGCAGGTGATTGGTCAGCAGACGTcggaggaggagcaagagcaggagcaggaggagagcccACTGGACGACCTCATcaggcagctgcagcagcagcaggaccagCGCGCTAACGCCGCAGAACAACCACAAGGAG AGGATGAAGGAGGCGATGAAGGCGCTGGGGCCGCGGGTGCCGGTGGTGCAGGTCTCGGATCTCCGCCCAACGTGGGTCTGCGGCGGAGCGGGCAGGTGGAGGGGGTGCGGCAGATGCACATCAACGCCCCCCGCAGCCAGATGGCCACCGAGCGCGACCTGCTGGCCTGGAGCAGGAGGGTGGTGGTCAACGAGGTGCCCTCCAGCATGCTCAG GATCATGGAGGAGAGTCGGCGAGCCAAGGGAGAGTCGGAGCGTTCTCTCTACAtcacggagaggagaaggaaaccCCCACAAGTGGTCACCAGA GCTGAGCCGGAGCTGATGTGTGCCCGCTCCTTGAGGCGTACCCAGCGTAAGAAGCAGGAGCAGCAGCGCCACTCGTACCACACACGCTCGGCACGGGAGAGACGCGCTCTGCGCCGCAGCTCCGCTCTCACTTCTCAAAGAGGCTCTGACTCGGACAGCGAGGCCGAG caggaggaggagcaggcggAGAACAGCGACGCTTCCTCAGATGGAGAAGATGCCTGGAAGAGCGACAGCAGCTCCAG TGACTCGTCGAGCGAGTACTCTGACTGGACGGCCGACGCAGGCATCAACCTGCAGCCCCCCAAGCGCTCCAGCAGGCGGCCGGTTCGCGCCCCGCAGAGCAGCGGCTCCGAGAACGAGGGAGAGGCACAgggcgaggacgaggaggagaagaggaagaaggaggccGAGAAGAGGAAGAAATCTAAAGAGGCAAAACAGAAG cctgcatCGGGTGGGTCCGGTTCAGGATGGACCCCTCCAGATTGGATCACGGACGTCATGCCGCGGCGCCTGCCCTTCGTGCCACAGATGGGGGATGAG CTCATCTACTTCCGTCAAGGTCACGAGGCGTACGTGCGCGCAGTGCGTAAGGCCAAAGCCTACAACATCAGCCGTATCAAACAGCCCTGGAACAAACTGGATCTCAGG GATCAGGAGTCGGTGAAGGTGATTGGTATAAAGTACGAGGTGGGCCCGCCCACTCTCTGCTGCCTCAAACTGGCCTTCCTCGACCCAATCTCAGGGAAGATGACCAACGAGTCCTTCATTCTTAA ATACCATGACATGCCTGATGTCATTGATTTCTTGGTGCTACAGCAGTTCTACAACGAGGCCAAGGAACGCAACTGGCAGCCAG GGTCCAGGTTCCGGAGTATCATCGATGACGCCTGGTGGTTTGGAGCCGTGGACAGCCAGCAGCCTCTTGAGCTGGAGTATCCCGACAGCCTGTTCCAGTGCTACAACATCAG GTGGGACAATGGAGAGACTGAAAAGATGAGTCCTTGGGATCTGGAGACTATACCTGAAGAAG CCGAGCTCCCCGAGGAGTTTGGCGAGTGCGTGCAGGTGACTGAGGTGGAGTTCGCGTCTCTGCTGTACAGGCCCCAAGAGGGGGAGTGGGGCGCTCACACCAGGGACGAGGAGTCGGAGCGCGTCATACAGGCCATCGACCAGCTGCTCTCGCTAG ATGTGGCGAAGGAGTTCAAGAACCCGGTGAACCTGGCTGACTACCCGCTGTACTGCTCAGTGGTGAGCTACCCTACTGACCTCACCACCATCCGCAAACGCCTCAGGAACCGATACTACAG GAGGATATCTGCCCTCATGTGGGAGGTACGCTACATCGAGCACAACGCACGCATGTTCAACGAGCCCCAGAGTCCCATTGTCACCGCCGCCAAGATTGTCACAGACGTGCTGCTGCGCTACATTGG GGATCAAAGCTGCGTGGACATAGTGGAGCTATACCACAGATTGAAGACTGAACTGAGTAGTgtggaggaagag AATGATGTCGACTCAGACACCCCTGGAACATCCACTAGTCAACAT AGGGGCGGCTCTTCTTCCCATAAGCGAGGCGTGGTGCTGGACGTCAACGCCTGGAAGAACCAGTGTAGAGATCTCCTCCGCAGGATGATCGACAGCCCAGATTCAACGGCCTTCCGACAGCCCGTGGACCTCTTTGAGTATCCG GATTATCGGGACATCATCGACACTCCCATGGACTTGGGGACAGTGGCTGAGACGCTAACCGTAGGAAACTATGAAAACCCCTCAGAGTTTGCCAAAGACATACGGCTGATTTTTACCAATTCCAAGGCCTACACTCCAAATAAAAAGTCAAGA ATTTACAGTATGACTCTGAGTCTCTCTGCGTTCTTCGAGAGACAGATCATCCCCATTATCTCAGATTTCAAATCTGCCGTACAAAACCAGCGGAGGAGTCGGCAGAGGATGAACTACAAGAGGTTACAGGACTCGCCGCCCTCCAG CCCTAAAGGAAAAAGCAAGTCGTCGGGGAGCAAGTCATCAGGGAAGAAGCCAAAAACTCAGCCGAGATCCAGAAGTCGCACGCGGAGAGTCTCCCAAG CCTCAGAATCCCAGGACATTTCGGTGGATGAAGACAGCCAGCCCTCGacgtcctcgtcctcttcctcatcgTCAACCTCTTCAACCTCAGGCCAGCTCGGGGGTAGCAGATTAATGCGCAGCCGAAACCTATCCGGCAAAACCTCTG TATGTAATGGGCCAACAGTCAACGGCAGCCGGCAGTCGCACAGACGAGGCACGACTCGCACGATCCTGAAGGGCATGGCCGCTTCGGGCATGGCCGCCTCTGGCagttcatcctcatcatcctcctcctcgtcctcttcctcatcctcctcttcgtcgtcctcttcctcctcatcggaAAGCGGCGACGAGAGTGACACGGAAGTGGGCGGCCAGTTCGTggatggcagtggtggtggcggcggcgatCACGACTACAGCAAAGCACCGCGTCCATCCCATAGAAACAGCAAgggcaagatggccgccaccgcTGCCAAGATGGCTGCCTCCCCTGCCAAGATGGCTGTTGCCCCCACCAACATGTCCGGCATAGCCAAGAGGAAACTGATGGTCAGCAGTGAGCCTCCAGTGCAGACCAAGAGACTGAGGAGAGaaccagaggaggaagaggaggaggaggaggacgacgatgacgacgacgagGCGCCGTcacagcaggaagaggaggaggatgacgaagaagaggaggaagaggaggaacaggaagaggtggaggtggaggagcaaTCCGAGGAGGAGGAATCAGAGGAGAAAGAACAGCAGGAAGCTGAGGATGATGagggagaggatgatgatgaagaagaggaggatgaggaggaggaaggagaagaagaggaagatgatgatgaggaggaggaaggagatgaggaggggggaggagcaaGGGCTTTAAGGACAATGGGCTCTGTCGGACAGAGATCAGGCAGCCAGCGGACCTCAAAGTCGGCCCGGGTCAACACACGCAACCAGGGCCGACGGACTGTCCTGTACAACGACGAGTCAGAGGAGGAGGGGGCCGGAGGCGACCCACTCAACCTGGGCAGGTCTCGCTCGGGCCGCGTCCGGCGCATGACAGAGCGGGCACGGGTCAGTCACCTCATGGGCTGGTCACACTGA